GCGGCAATATGCTTGCGGTGGATCACCCAGGAGTAATCCGCACAATAAAAAACATGGTACAAACCTCCCAATCGCGATAGCTAACCGCAACCATGGGTGCCGCCGCATTGCTGCTCCCCCAACCGGTTCGCACCTAAGACACCACGTCCTCCCTCTGACAAACACCGACACGCAATGGAGCCAACCGTGGCATCCGGAACCGTTACCGATCACACAACAGCAATTGCCAACTGGCGGCAGGTTCCCCTCACCGTACACCTGCTACATCTTGCACGCTGGGCAAACACCGCACATCTTGTGGTCAGAATGGGCTAGATCGCACCCCGTCTACCGGCCACCTAGTATGCAATAGCCTTCGAAAAAACACCTGGTTGTGGTTCCGACCAAGCGAACATGGCACACTAACCTATGTGAGTTTCCGTGATGCACTATTCCACCTGGCAGAGCTACAGAACATCTCCACCGGCTATCGGGGTTCCGACGGCAACTGGCATGAAGCCAGCGAAGATACCCTGATAAAAATCCTCGCCGCCCTCGGGGTGCGGCTGGGAACCCCGAGTTCCCCTCCCGACGAGGAAGACGTTGAGCGTGCAATCCAACGCCATTTCGATGATGTGTGTTCTCGTCCACTTCCCCCGTGTGTGGTCACCATCGCCGGCGAACCATGTGTGTTTCCAGTGCATGTACATGAAGGTGAGCAGGCAACAGTCACCCTCGTGTTAGAAGACGGCAGCCAAGCACAAGCCACCCAAGTGGAAAACCACAACGCGCCCCGCCAAGTTGGCGATGTGCTGTGGGGGGAAGCTTCCTTTGCCCTCCCGGAGGATCTCCCCTTGGGTTGGCATTCCATTCGGCTTGAATCAACGAACGTCTCCGACAGTTGCACACTCGTTGTCACCCCTCGCCGCCTCACCACCATGGATCCCTATCTGGACAAGCCTGCGTCAGGGGTGATGGCTCAGCTGTATTCGGTGCGTTCAGCCGGGTCATGGGGCATTGGCGATTTTCAAGACTTAGCTGATCTTTCCGCGCTAACAGCACAGCAAGCACATGCCGACTTTGTACTGATCAACCCACTGCACGCCGCTGAAGCATTCCCCCCAGTGGAAGACTCACCATATCTGCCGACTTCCCGGCGTTTTATCAATCCGATCTATATTCGACCGGAAAACACGGCCGAATATGCGGCCGCCCCACAACCTCTCCGGGACGAAGTAGACGCCCTACAGGCTTCCTGCGGGGATCCCCGCGACCCGGCAGCCCTTTTGCAGCGTGATCAAGCCTACGCGGCGAAACTGCAAGCTCTTCGTCTGCTCTTTGCCGCCGGACTCAGTGACGAGCGTCAAGAAGCCTTTAGCGCCTACTGCGACATGGAAGGCGCTGAACTCGACGGATTTGCCCATTTTTGCGCAAATGCCGAATTCACTGCCCGCGCCGCCGGCCAGCCTGTCGCAGGCATTGACACCCATGCCCCGGTTCCCGCCGAGATCGACGATTCCGCAGAAAATATTCAACGGTCGCAAACCTTCTACAAGTGGCTGCAGTTCTTGTGCGATGAACAACTCGGCGCCGCACAACACTGCGCAACCGAAGCTGGGATGCGCATCGGGCTAATGGCCGACCTGGCAGTCGGAGTACATCCGGCTGGCGCTTCCGCGCACACACTCAACCATGTGCTGGTCGCTGATGCGAGTGTTGGCGCCCCACCAGACGGATACAACCAACAAGGGCAAGACTGGTCCCAGCCGCCATGGCATCCCGTCAAGCTTGCCGAAGCTGGCTACGGCCCGTGGCGCGATATGCTGCGCACCGTGCTGCGCCATGCGGGCGGTATCCGTATCGACCATGTGCTTGGATTATTCCGCCTCTTTTGGATTCCCCGCATGCAATCCCCCCTCACCGGCGCCTACGTCAACTATGACCATGCAGCGATGATCGGCATTGTGGCATTGGAAGCCGAACGAGCCGGGGCGGTAGTCATCGGTGAAG
The Corynebacterium choanae DNA segment above includes these coding regions:
- the malQ gene encoding 4-alpha-glucanotransferase is translated as MSFRDALFHLAELQNISTGYRGSDGNWHEASEDTLIKILAALGVRLGTPSSPPDEEDVERAIQRHFDDVCSRPLPPCVVTIAGEPCVFPVHVHEGEQATVTLVLEDGSQAQATQVENHNAPRQVGDVLWGEASFALPEDLPLGWHSIRLESTNVSDSCTLVVTPRRLTTMDPYLDKPASGVMAQLYSVRSAGSWGIGDFQDLADLSALTAQQAHADFVLINPLHAAEAFPPVEDSPYLPTSRRFINPIYIRPENTAEYAAAPQPLRDEVDALQASCGDPRDPAALLQRDQAYAAKLQALRLLFAAGLSDERQEAFSAYCDMEGAELDGFAHFCANAEFTARAAGQPVAGIDTHAPVPAEIDDSAENIQRSQTFYKWLQFLCDEQLGAAQHCATEAGMRIGLMADLAVGVHPAGASAHTLNHVLVADASVGAPPDGYNQQGQDWSQPPWHPVKLAEAGYGPWRDMLRTVLRHAGGIRIDHVLGLFRLFWIPRMQSPLTGAYVNYDHAAMIGIVALEAERAGAVVIGEDLGTFEPWVQEYLNDRGIGGTSVLWFEGDPDGSGARRQHNYRRQALTSVTTHDLPPTAGYLAGEHIRLRHELGILTSDLETEYATDFHWQNTVLQRVQETGCFADTSCADTDFQHRARPSDGDAPNSAMVQDLLVGVHRFINGTPSALACTALVDMVGDRRTQNQPGTTKDLYPNWCIPLCDGSGNPVLVEDLASHPMFQAIAATHRQ